In Lewinellaceae bacterium, a single window of DNA contains:
- a CDS encoding glycosyltransferase translates to MNTLEQLRASSKNSFDLTAAQDQESLMQLVGRLIPFSLPDVERLALEESAPLEFKLAFKVLASRQFVAGNTRPLKVGIVFAMWGEQNRLLPKSDDNPNGEDLLNVKLAQLDWLFKGSEIDWQLYAVDDGCPYGSGSIAREVVQGSPLEERVSVLFLEEALPASSGPLKNLASANDSRKGGAIILGCQKALEGGADAIIYTDADNSVHLGQAGLLLQKHLEEGYKVVLGNRKHKHSVLVKQESRWGIGIKALRHMQRMVGHSIFSRGILDSQAAFKLYHKDVLEKILEKPSVYDFSFDSDWIACTLALNEPFAKVPFAFIDSFAESASIVQGPMTTWETLLKGLVTAVRERGVPYNEEMAVVLDEHIGSSKDLDALINHLPKELEAAGDKDLGNPAIMSPAAMAEWIVERKRAAVVA, encoded by the coding sequence ATGAACACCCTGGAACAGCTGCGCGCAAGCAGCAAAAACTCCTTTGACCTCACGGCCGCTCAGGATCAGGAGAGCCTGATGCAACTCGTCGGCCGATTAATCCCCTTTTCATTGCCGGATGTCGAACGGCTGGCGCTGGAGGAAAGCGCTCCGCTGGAATTCAAGCTGGCGTTTAAAGTACTGGCTTCCCGGCAGTTTGTGGCGGGCAACACCCGGCCGCTTAAGGTCGGCATCGTCTTTGCCATGTGGGGCGAGCAGAACCGCCTGCTGCCGAAATCGGACGACAACCCCAACGGGGAGGACCTGCTCAACGTCAAGCTCGCCCAGCTCGATTGGCTGTTCAAAGGTTCGGAAATTGACTGGCAACTCTACGCCGTAGACGACGGCTGCCCCTACGGCAGCGGATCCATCGCCCGGGAGGTTGTCCAAGGCTCGCCCCTGGAAGAACGGGTGTCCGTCCTTTTTCTGGAAGAGGCGCTGCCGGCGAGCTCCGGGCCGCTGAAGAACCTGGCTTCCGCCAATGATTCCCGAAAGGGTGGGGCCATCATCCTGGGCTGCCAGAAAGCTTTGGAAGGCGGCGCCGACGCCATCATTTACACCGATGCCGACAACTCCGTCCACCTGGGCCAGGCCGGCCTGCTGCTGCAAAAGCACCTGGAAGAAGGCTATAAAGTGGTGCTGGGCAACCGCAAGCACAAACACTCGGTGCTGGTCAAGCAGGAAAGCCGCTGGGGCATTGGCATCAAAGCCCTCCGGCACATGCAAAGGATGGTGGGCCACAGCATCTTCTCCCGCGGCATCCTGGATTCTCAGGCCGCCTTCAAATTGTACCATAAAGACGTGCTGGAAAAAATCCTGGAAAAGCCTTCCGTTTATGATTTTTCTTTCGATTCCGACTGGATCGCCTGCACCCTGGCTTTGAATGAGCCTTTTGCGAAAGTGCCCTTCGCTTTCATCGACTCCTTCGCCGAATCGGCCTCCATCGTTCAGGGCCCGATGACCACCTGGGAAACTTTGCTGAAGGGGCTGGTCACGGCCGTCCGGGAAAGGGGCGTGCCCTATAATGAAGAAATGGCTGTCGTGCTGGACGAGCATATTGGATCGTCCAAAGACCTGGACGCGCTGATCAACCACCTGCCGAAAGAGCTGGAGGCTGCCGGAGACAAGGATTTGGGGAATCCGGCGATCATGTCGCCTGCCGCCATGGCGGAGTGGATCGTGGAGCGGAAGCGGGCGGCTGTGGTGGCTTAA
- a CDS encoding CHAD domain-containing protein: MAYYLEKSESFSEGVKRIGMEQNNMAIDALANDDSLHNGIHKARKHFKKMRALYRLVRDEAGPRAYKEGNALYRDLGRKLAPLRDITSRIETVGLLQEQFGGMAGAEAFDTLRALLEEERQAIREAELEQGNIVEETIDLLREKRGRILRLRLRDRCLKKTISSLRRVYRRGYKGFQNSLDDPSVEEMHEWRKRVKYLWYHYRLLRQAWPRVFRAYKKETKVLADFLGNYHDLALLMDKMDAYGERLPEEVRRTLSTVAESHKTQLLEDARQLGSLVYNEPPKAFAKKMRRLLKGRLL; encoded by the coding sequence ATGGCGTACTATCTCGAAAAAAGCGAATCGTTCTCCGAAGGCGTCAAACGCATCGGCATGGAGCAGAACAACATGGCCATCGATGCGCTGGCCAACGACGACAGCCTGCACAACGGCATCCACAAGGCCAGGAAACATTTCAAAAAAATGCGCGCCCTCTACCGCCTCGTGCGCGACGAAGCGGGACCGAGGGCATACAAGGAAGGCAATGCTTTATACCGGGATTTGGGCCGGAAGCTGGCCCCTCTGAGAGACATCACCTCCCGGATCGAGACGGTTGGCCTCCTGCAGGAACAGTTTGGCGGCATGGCTGGCGCGGAAGCCTTTGACACCCTGCGGGCCCTGCTCGAAGAGGAGCGGCAGGCCATCCGGGAAGCCGAGCTGGAGCAAGGCAATATAGTTGAAGAAACCATTGACCTGCTGAGGGAGAAGCGCGGCCGTATTCTCCGCTTGCGGTTGCGGGACCGCTGCCTTAAAAAAACCATCTCCAGCCTGCGCCGGGTTTACCGGCGGGGGTACAAAGGCTTTCAGAATTCGCTGGACGATCCTTCTGTCGAGGAGATGCACGAGTGGCGAAAACGCGTGAAGTACCTCTGGTACCACTACCGCCTGCTGCGACAGGCCTGGCCTCGGGTTTTCCGGGCCTACAAAAAGGAAACCAAAGTGCTGGCCGATTTCCTGGGCAATTACCACGACCTGGCCCTACTGATGGATAAAATGGATGCCTACGGAGAGCGGTTGCCGGAAGAAGTACGCCGCACCTTATCGACGGTTGCCGAAAGCCACAAAACCCAACTGCTGGAGGATGCGAGGCAATTGGGATCGCTGGTTTACAACGAACCGCCCAAAGCCTTTGCTAAAAAGATGCGGAGATTGCTGAAGGGGCGCTTATTGTAA
- a CDS encoding DUF481 domain-containing protein, with the protein MFAIVRTGRLWAQHHLGGAVGLQYEYWWQQGLRQAENHRWYFDAQLKAGMKKGFSLLASLLYSYEPFVPEGVKKRDLLFTFGLQYARAAP; encoded by the coding sequence ATCTTCGCTATAGTTCGGACCGGGCGGCTGTGGGCGCAGCACCACCTCGGGGGGGCGGTAGGGCTGCAATACGAATACTGGTGGCAGCAGGGCCTGCGGCAGGCGGAAAACCACCGCTGGTACTTTGACGCCCAGCTGAAGGCGGGCATGAAAAAAGGGTTTAGCCTGCTGGCCAGCCTGCTCTATTCCTACGAGCCCTTCGTGCCGGAAGGGGTGAAAAAGCGGGATTTGCTTTTTACTTTCGGCCTGCAGTACGCCCGGGCCGCCCCCTGA
- a CDS encoding acyl-CoA desaturase, with product MKTSLKKATIADKQHDLPKITFDKKEVADFYPEVRRRVDAYFQSKNIGKHANAAMIAKTAFILTVFIGSYVLLLSNLFSPGVLLLLAIVNGFFTALIGLNIAHDAIHGAFSSNQKVNKAMGLWFNIVGANDYMWMITHNVVHHTYTNIPDHDEDIDQIPIIRLNPNQDLWPIHRFQYIYVFFFYPLASLSWVFLKDYKKFFKSHIGSYDNSQHPRKEIYRLFFFKALYYTLFLVLPFTLIELPWYYILIGFLALHFVEGLTLALVFQLAHTVEGTSFPAPDENGKIANSWAAHQMYTTANFARKNPLANFLFGGLNFQVEHHLFPRVCHIHYRHIAPIVKETAEEYNLPYIENETFIGAIGSHIRILKKFGRGEIQPA from the coding sequence ATGAAAACGAGTCTTAAAAAAGCAACTATCGCCGACAAACAGCATGATCTGCCCAAGATCACTTTCGACAAAAAAGAAGTCGCTGATTTTTATCCGGAAGTTAGAAGGCGGGTTGACGCCTATTTTCAAAGCAAGAATATTGGCAAACATGCCAACGCCGCCATGATCGCCAAGACGGCCTTCATCCTCACGGTATTTATCGGAAGCTATGTCCTGCTGCTCAGCAACCTGTTCAGCCCGGGAGTGCTGCTGCTGCTGGCTATCGTCAACGGCTTCTTCACCGCCCTCATCGGGTTGAACATCGCCCACGACGCGATCCACGGCGCTTTTTCCTCCAACCAGAAGGTGAATAAAGCCATGGGGCTTTGGTTCAATATCGTCGGCGCCAACGATTATATGTGGATGATCACCCACAATGTCGTCCACCATACTTACACCAACATACCGGACCACGACGAAGACATCGACCAGATTCCCATCATTCGCCTGAATCCCAACCAGGATCTCTGGCCGATTCACCGCTTTCAGTATATTTACGTGTTCTTCTTTTACCCCCTGGCTTCTTTGTCCTGGGTGTTCCTCAAGGATTACAAAAAATTCTTCAAGAGCCATATCGGCAGTTACGACAACAGCCAGCATCCCCGCAAGGAAATATACCGCCTGTTCTTTTTTAAAGCGCTGTATTATACTTTGTTCCTGGTTTTGCCCTTCACCCTGATCGAGCTGCCCTGGTACTACATCCTGATCGGGTTCCTGGCCCTGCACTTTGTGGAGGGGCTGACCCTTGCCCTGGTCTTCCAACTGGCCCATACCGTAGAGGGTACTTCCTTCCCGGCTCCGGACGAGAACGGCAAGATCGCCAACTCCTGGGCGGCGCACCAGATGTATACGACGGCTAATTTCGCGCGTAAAAACCCGCTGGCGAACTTCCTGTTCGGCGGCCTCAATTTCCAGGTCGAACACCATTTGTTCCCGCGTGTCTGCCACATCCACTACCGCCATATTGCTCCTATTGTTAAAGAGACAGCAGAAGAGTACAACCTGCCGTACATCGAGAACGAGACCTTTATTGGCGCCATCGGTTCTCATATCAGGATCCTGAAAAAGTTTGGCAGAGGGGAGATTCAGCCGGCGTAG
- a CDS encoding GlmU family protein: MVRIILFDNEIRDRLLPLTYTRPTCEIRMGVLTIREKWERWLKGKTSYITQDYLAEKYPIDHSKVNYIINGSVLPSSQLVRLIQQMDFNEAFLRGEELIVAKLDEEQIENLIRDEDIGELKGYDLEGTDYLKVDNLWDIYRQNPQAIEEDFELLAKGRLSQPLSDTNRVLGPAEKIFLEEGAQVECATLNTKEGPIYIGKGAEVMEGSHIRGPLALCEGGIIKMGTRIYGGTTIGPHSKVSGELNQCVILGYSNKAHEGYLGNSVIGEWCNIGADANTSNLKNNYEKVKLWSYVSESFVDTGQQFCGLIMGDHSKTGINTMFNTGTVVGVSSNVFGEGFPRNFIPSFSWGGKQGFQTFRTDKAFETAERVMARRGVDFDVQERLILLRIFEDTAKFRRWEKP, translated from the coding sequence ATGGTTAGAATCATCCTGTTTGACAATGAGATCAGAGACCGGCTGCTGCCGCTGACTTACACCCGCCCTACCTGCGAGATTCGAATGGGCGTTCTGACGATCCGGGAAAAGTGGGAACGCTGGCTAAAGGGCAAAACTTCTTATATTACACAGGATTACCTCGCTGAAAAATATCCCATCGACCACAGCAAGGTCAACTACATCATCAACGGCTCGGTCCTGCCTTCCTCCCAACTGGTGCGGCTCATTCAGCAGATGGATTTTAACGAGGCTTTCCTCCGGGGAGAAGAACTCATCGTCGCCAAGCTGGACGAAGAGCAGATCGAAAACCTTATCCGGGATGAAGACATTGGCGAATTGAAGGGGTACGACCTGGAAGGGACCGACTACCTCAAAGTCGACAACCTATGGGACATTTACCGCCAGAACCCCCAGGCTATCGAGGAAGATTTCGAGCTGTTGGCCAAAGGCCGCCTGTCTCAGCCTCTCAGCGACACCAACCGGGTGTTGGGCCCTGCCGAAAAGATTTTCCTGGAAGAGGGCGCCCAGGTGGAATGCGCCACCCTGAACACCAAAGAAGGGCCCATTTACATCGGGAAAGGCGCGGAGGTGATGGAGGGCAGCCACATTCGGGGCCCCCTTGCCTTGTGTGAGGGAGGGATCATTAAAATGGGCACGAGGATATACGGCGGCACCACCATCGGCCCCCATTCCAAAGTGAGCGGGGAACTCAACCAATGCGTGATCCTGGGGTATTCCAATAAGGCCCACGAGGGGTACCTCGGCAATTCAGTGATCGGCGAATGGTGCAACATCGGAGCCGACGCCAATACCTCCAACCTGAAAAACAACTACGAAAAAGTGAAGCTGTGGAGCTATGTTTCCGAAAGCTTTGTCGATACCGGGCAGCAGTTCTGCGGCCTGATCATGGGCGACCATTCCAAAACAGGCATCAACACGATGTTCAACACAGGAACGGTGGTGGGCGTCTCTTCCAATGTGTTTGGGGAAGGATTTCCCCGCAACTTCATCCCTTCCTTTTCCTGGGGGGGCAAGCAGGGGTTTCAGACCTTCCGCACCGATAAGGCCTTTGAAACGGCCGAACGGGTCATGGCCCGCCGCGGCGTGGATTTCGACGTGCAGGAGCGCCTCATCCTCCTTCGGATATTTGAAGATACCGCGAAGTTTCGCCGATGGGAAAAGCCCTGA
- a CDS encoding type B 50S ribosomal protein L31 — translation MKKDIHPKNYRLVVFKDFSSGDSFLTQSCAPTKDTITWEDGKEYPMVKLEISSYSHPFFTGKMKFVDTAGRIDKFNKKFAKTRFAKKESEEESES, via the coding sequence ATGAAAAAAGACATTCATCCGAAAAATTATAGGCTGGTTGTATTCAAAGATTTTTCTTCAGGCGATTCTTTCCTGACGCAGTCCTGCGCTCCCACGAAAGATACCATCACCTGGGAAGACGGCAAGGAATACCCAATGGTGAAGCTGGAAATTTCCAGTTACTCTCACCCTTTCTTTACGGGTAAGATGAAGTTTGTCGACACGGCGGGCCGTATCGATAAGTTCAACAAGAAATTTGCCAAAACCCGCTTCGCCAAGAAGGAGTCCGAGGAAGAATCCGAATCCTAG
- a CDS encoding N-acetyltransferase: protein MQATIRTEEPADYEAIRKLNDEAFGQQNEGRLIEALRAMPAYIAQLSLVAEIRGKIVGHILFSPVEIQSKEAVHHATALAPMAVLPEYQGRGIGSQLVEEGLRRARQLGHGAVIVLGHEWFYPRFGFQPARNWNIRCPFPVPEAAFMAIELRQGALKGVKGVVRYLKPFDEV from the coding sequence ATGCAAGCAACAATCAGGACAGAGGAGCCGGCGGATTACGAAGCCATCCGCAAGCTCAACGACGAGGCCTTTGGCCAGCAGAACGAAGGGCGGCTGATCGAAGCCCTTCGCGCCATGCCGGCATACATTGCTCAACTATCCCTGGTAGCCGAAATACGGGGAAAAATAGTAGGGCACATCCTTTTCTCGCCCGTGGAAATCCAAAGTAAGGAAGCCGTACATCACGCCACCGCGCTGGCGCCCATGGCGGTGCTGCCCGAATATCAGGGGCGGGGCATCGGCAGCCAGCTCGTGGAAGAAGGCCTGCGGCGGGCCCGGCAGTTGGGCCATGGCGCCGTTATCGTATTGGGGCACGAGTGGTTCTATCCCCGGTTTGGCTTTCAGCCGGCCCGCAACTGGAACATACGCTGCCCTTTCCCGGTGCCGGAGGCGGCCTTCATGGCCATCGAGCTCCGGCAGGGCGCCCTGAAAGGGGTGAAAGGCGTTGTCCGCTATCTCAAACCCTTCGATGAAGTGTGA
- a CDS encoding NUDIX domain-containing protein, which translates to MIVLRHGEEFLLLRRNKEPNAGCYVPVGGKLEPHERPVDAAIRETREEAGLHISKEQLKYAGVLSESSPTNYNWLCFIYVADIKRIPPPPCDEGTLEWIPFDDIPNIPTPPTDWQIYQYLMKGQPFALDAVYDEAMEMREMREEISGVIW; encoded by the coding sequence ATGATCGTTCTGCGCCATGGCGAAGAGTTTTTGCTGCTCCGCCGCAATAAAGAACCCAACGCCGGATGCTACGTTCCCGTCGGCGGCAAGCTGGAGCCTCACGAACGCCCGGTCGATGCCGCCATCCGGGAAACCCGGGAAGAAGCCGGGCTGCACATTAGCAAAGAACAGCTGAAGTACGCCGGCGTACTCTCCGAAAGTTCCCCGACGAATTACAACTGGCTGTGTTTCATCTATGTAGCCGACATCAAGCGGATACCGCCTCCGCCCTGCGACGAAGGCACCCTGGAATGGATTCCCTTCGACGACATCCCAAACATACCGACTCCGCCAACCGACTGGCAAATTTACCAATACCTCATGAAGGGCCAACCCTTTGCCCTGGATGCTGTCTATGACGAGGCCATGGAGATGAGGGAGATGAGGGAGGAGATTAGTGGGGTGATTTGGTGA
- a CDS encoding esterase family protein, with the protein MKREIHSWHSPALNKNMEVAVYGHYGFALLLFPTAAADFLEYERFHLIDAISRQINEGKVKVFSVNSINAESWLNQYMQPRHKAIRHQQFNQYIFNEAIPFVKNMTSQDTAIIASGASFGALHAANLFFRRPDLINGVIAMSGDYDLSSYTKGYHDEDVYFNSPIQYLPNLNDDYYLPLIKKSGHIHIVTGSGEWEHPDASRRLSAVLHAKGIPHELDVWGHDIPHDWPSWRKMLPYYLDSRF; encoded by the coding sequence ATGAAACGAGAAATCCATTCCTGGCACAGCCCGGCGCTCAATAAAAACATGGAAGTAGCCGTATACGGCCACTATGGGTTTGCCCTCCTGCTTTTTCCCACCGCAGCGGCGGATTTTCTGGAATACGAGCGCTTCCATCTGATCGACGCCATCAGCAGGCAGATCAATGAAGGCAAGGTAAAAGTATTTTCCGTCAACAGCATCAACGCAGAAAGCTGGCTCAATCAGTACATGCAGCCGCGCCACAAGGCGATCCGCCACCAGCAGTTCAACCAGTACATTTTTAACGAGGCCATCCCTTTCGTTAAAAATATGACCAGCCAGGATACGGCCATCATCGCCAGCGGGGCTTCGTTCGGGGCGCTGCACGCCGCCAACCTCTTCTTCCGCCGCCCCGACCTCATCAACGGCGTCATCGCCATGAGCGGCGATTACGACCTGAGCTCCTACACCAAGGGTTACCACGACGAAGATGTGTATTTCAACTCTCCCATACAGTACCTGCCCAACCTCAACGACGATTATTACCTGCCTTTGATCAAAAAGAGCGGCCACATCCACATCGTTACCGGCTCCGGCGAATGGGAGCATCCCGATGCTTCGCGCCGCTTGTCGGCCGTCCTTCACGCCAAGGGCATTCCCCACGAGCTGGATGTCTGGGGCCACGATATTCCTCACGACTGGCCTTCCTGGCGCAAGATGTTGCCGTATTATCTGGATTCGAGGTTTTAG
- a CDS encoding DinB family protein — protein MANAYLNTIIDRLNRVSQEAEQAFGGLSASQLNWKPNEKQWSVGQCLNHLIVSNRTYYPQLKALGNDTKKTSFWERLPFLPKLWGNMLLGSITPEPQRKMTSPKVFRPAQSQADPDIVRQFKLHNQELIKYIRNTRSLNHQHTIITSPAAGFIVYSLHDAVNILANHEERHLLQAKRVMEMEGFPAA, from the coding sequence ATGGCGAACGCATATTTAAATACCATCATCGACCGCCTCAACCGGGTAAGCCAGGAAGCCGAGCAGGCCTTTGGTGGCCTTTCCGCCAGCCAGCTCAACTGGAAGCCCAATGAAAAGCAATGGAGCGTGGGCCAGTGCCTGAATCACCTCATCGTATCCAACCGCACTTACTACCCTCAGCTCAAAGCCCTGGGCAACGACACCAAAAAAACATCTTTCTGGGAGCGGCTCCCCTTTCTCCCTAAACTGTGGGGAAACATGCTGCTCGGGTCCATCACCCCGGAACCGCAGCGAAAGATGACGTCCCCAAAAGTATTCAGGCCGGCGCAAAGCCAGGCCGATCCGGATATTGTCCGGCAGTTTAAACTGCACAACCAGGAACTCATCAAATACATTCGCAACACCAGGAGCCTGAACCACCAACATACCATCATCACTTCTCCTGCCGCCGGCTTCATCGTCTACAGCCTCCACGACGCCGTCAACATCCTGGCCAACCACGAAGAACGCCATTTGCTGCAGGCCAAACGGGTAATGGAAATGGAAGGCTTTCCCGCAGCCTGA
- a CDS encoding lipocalin family protein, producing the protein MKKLIVIGLVFMLGCAGKYNEDQLVGQWKGVEWKDVTNDKIINAAVAFSFEADGRYEATSGTSSEKGKYWISGENLHTVEDGKAEKKVKIAKLQNDSLLFRMNRAGVIEEILLVKED; encoded by the coding sequence ATGAAAAAGCTAATCGTGATAGGCCTGGTTTTTATGCTTGGATGTGCGGGCAAATACAATGAAGATCAATTGGTAGGCCAGTGGAAGGGCGTGGAATGGAAAGACGTGACCAATGACAAAATAATCAATGCGGCAGTGGCCTTTTCCTTTGAGGCAGATGGCCGGTATGAAGCTACTTCGGGCACGTCTTCCGAAAAAGGCAAATATTGGATTTCCGGGGAAAATTTACACACGGTAGAAGATGGAAAAGCGGAGAAGAAAGTGAAGATCGCTAAACTGCAGAATGACTCGCTCCTGTTCCGCATGAACAGGGCGGGCGTCATTGAAGAGATACTCCTGGTGAAGGAGGATTGA
- a CDS encoding helix-turn-helix transcriptional regulator yields the protein MKQYTLDEVKDKFIGKSGTLERAQYEMDLKMELIGDMIRRIRKERNLTQTELGELIGVRKAQVSKLENNTKNVSIGTIMKVFEALKAKVKLQIELIDKEVEVA from the coding sequence ATGAAGCAATATACCCTGGATGAGGTAAAAGATAAATTTATAGGCAAGAGCGGGACTCTAGAGAGAGCGCAATATGAAATGGACTTGAAGATGGAGTTAATCGGGGATATGATCAGGCGAATAAGAAAGGAAAGGAATTTAACTCAAACTGAGCTGGGCGAATTGATCGGCGTACGAAAGGCACAGGTCTCCAAATTAGAGAACAACACAAAGAATGTATCCATTGGAACGATAATGAAGGTGTTTGAGGCTCTGAAAGCTAAAGTGAAATTACAGATAGAATTAATTGACAAAGAGGTTGAGGTAGCCTGA
- a CDS encoding type II toxin-antitoxin system RelE/ParE family toxin translates to MNPKYEVVFLEEAMEFLETLDGKARAKIIYNIDKSRYVNDPKLFKKLTDEIWEFRTQYQKLQYRLFAFWDKRDKKETLVISTHGIVKKTSKVPKSEIKKAEQIRKEYFEDEL, encoded by the coding sequence ATGAACCCCAAATACGAGGTAGTCTTTCTGGAAGAGGCGATGGAATTTCTGGAAACATTAGATGGAAAAGCAAGAGCCAAGATCATTTATAACATCGACAAATCCAGATATGTGAATGATCCCAAACTGTTCAAGAAATTGACCGATGAAATTTGGGAGTTCAGGACTCAATACCAGAAACTTCAGTATAGGTTATTTGCATTTTGGGACAAAAGGGATAAGAAGGAGACGCTCGTTATATCAACACATGGGATTGTAAAGAAAACGAGTAAAGTTCCAAAATCGGAAATAAAGAAAGCTGAACAAATTAGGAAGGAATATTTCGAAGACGAATTATAA
- a CDS encoding reverse transcriptase: MRRANNLMPRIIDLDNLRLAFWKAGKGKRYSSCVLAYQEKLEENLRALQQQLRQGRVEVGDYRYFFVYEPKKREICASAFREQVLHHALMNVCHPYFERAQVHGSYASRIGKGTYAALDRARQCTRQHDWFLKLDVRKFFASIHHGVLKSQLARLFKEENLLNILYQIIDSYEASADRGLPIGNLTSQYFANHYLSGLDHYIKENLRIKAYVRYMDDMVLWCQDKQVLLVARAAITHFVEEELSCTLKPTQLNRTRLGLPFLGYRIHPHYTRLLQKSKVRFIRKMQQIYRYKAEGYWSEEACQARALPLIAFTQHADAGSFRKNVLLSFEGQTP, from the coding sequence ATGAGGAGAGCGAATAACCTTATGCCCAGGATAATAGATTTGGACAACCTCCGGCTGGCTTTCTGGAAGGCTGGCAAAGGCAAACGTTATTCCAGTTGCGTTTTGGCCTATCAGGAGAAGCTGGAGGAAAACCTGCGCGCCCTGCAGCAGCAGCTCCGGCAGGGCCGGGTGGAGGTTGGCGATTACCGTTACTTCTTTGTCTATGAGCCCAAAAAGCGGGAAATTTGCGCCAGTGCTTTTCGGGAACAAGTGCTGCATCACGCGCTGATGAATGTGTGTCACCCTTACTTTGAGCGGGCTCAGGTTCACGGTAGCTACGCGAGCCGAATTGGCAAAGGAACTTATGCAGCTCTGGACCGGGCCAGGCAGTGCACCCGGCAGCATGATTGGTTTTTGAAGCTGGACGTGCGAAAATTTTTCGCCAGCATCCACCATGGTGTATTGAAAAGCCAGTTGGCTCGTTTGTTCAAGGAAGAAAATCTGCTCAACATCCTTTATCAAATAATAGACAGCTACGAAGCGAGCGCGGATAGGGGGCTGCCGATCGGCAATTTGACGAGCCAGTATTTCGCCAACCATTATCTATCAGGCCTGGATCATTATATCAAAGAAAACCTCAGGATAAAGGCTTATGTCAGATATATGGACGACATGGTGCTTTGGTGCCAGGATAAGCAGGTATTGCTGGTGGCACGGGCTGCCATTACCCATTTTGTGGAGGAAGAACTGAGTTGTACTTTGAAGCCGACACAACTAAACAGAACCAGGTTGGGCCTCCCGTTTTTGGGCTATCGAATCCATCCTCATTACACCCGCCTTCTTCAAAAGAGCAAAGTGCGTTTCATCCGGAAAATGCAGCAAATATACCGCTACAAGGCGGAAGGCTACTGGAGCGAAGAAGCCTGCCAGGCCCGGGCATTGCCCTTAATTGCATTTACTCAGCATGCAGATGCCGGATCATTCAGAAAAAACGTACTTTTAAGCTTTGAAGGTCAGACACCATAG
- a CDS encoding HRDC domain-containing protein, producing the protein MQIKIISVPVVGGEAINEDLNAFLRGRKILEVEQQLVDKPGGACWTFCIRYVEQKAGQQSNTARQRKDYKQILSKEAFDRFSRYRVIRKQVSEKDGVPPFAVFSDKELAGLAELEKLTPASMKTVKGIGDRKVEKYADRFMKAMSDEESE; encoded by the coding sequence ATGCAAATCAAAATCATAAGTGTGCCGGTGGTTGGCGGAGAAGCCATCAATGAAGATTTGAATGCTTTTTTGCGCGGCAGGAAGATTTTGGAAGTGGAGCAGCAATTGGTTGACAAGCCCGGGGGAGCCTGCTGGACTTTTTGCATCCGGTATGTCGAGCAAAAAGCCGGGCAGCAAAGCAATACAGCAAGGCAACGCAAGGACTACAAGCAAATCTTGTCGAAGGAGGCATTTGACCGGTTTTCCAGGTATCGGGTGATCCGGAAACAGGTGTCGGAAAAAGATGGCGTGCCGCCGTTTGCGGTCTTTTCAGATAAAGAGCTGGCGGGATTGGCCGAGTTGGAGAAATTGACCCCAGCCAGCATGAAGACGGTTAAGGGGATAGGGGACAGGAAAGTGGAAAAATATGCGGATCGTTTCATGAAAGCAATGAGTGATGAGGAGAGCGAATAA